One Glycine max cultivar Williams 82 chromosome 4, Glycine_max_v4.0, whole genome shotgun sequence DNA segment encodes these proteins:
- the LOC100818927 gene encoding cation/H(+) antiporter 15: MADVATNKTDDYIVCYAPSMITTNGVWQGDNPLEYSLPLFILQLTLVVVATRIFVFILKPFRQPRVIAEILGGVMLGPSVLGQNEAFANAVFPLRSVMVIETMANIGLLYFLFLVGVEMDLTVMRSVGRKAVASAIAGMILPFIVGIAFSYLLAKKTDSDINQGTYILFLGVALSVTAFPVLARILAELKLVNTELGRLALSAALINDVCAWVMLALAIALAETEITTLASLWVLISSVVFVAICAYGVRPAAKCLVKKTPEGESFSEFYISLILAGVMVSGFITDAIGTHAVFGAFVFGLSIPNGPLSFTLVEKLEDFVSGLLLPLFFAISGLKTNLGLIHGSYTWVILIIVIFLACLGKVVGTILVALFYEMPIHEGAALGLLMNTKGLVEMVVLNVGKDQKVFDEESFAIMVVITVIMTGIIVPAISVIYKPSRNSICYKRRTIEISKLDAEFRVLFCVHTPRNVPTMINLLEASNPTKNSPICVYVLHLVELSGRTSAMLIVHNTAKQDAPALNRTEAQSDHIIKAFENYEQHASFVSVQPLTAISPYSTMHEDICNLALDKRVSLIIVPFHKQQTVDGGMEATNMAYRSINQNVLANAPCSVGILVDKGLSGSNRLAGNQVSHHVAVLFFGGPDDREALCYGWRMVEHHGISLTVMRFVQSDQVQVEPLRQQHGGIDLDEPRVLTVQTDRDIQKQHDEKLIHEFRMRCGDDDAVDYVEKVVSNGEDTVAAIRTMDDIHDLFIVGRGQGVISPLTAGLTDWSECPEIGAIGDMLASSDFAATASVLVLQQYVGDGSQYEGLETPYGEESTPLPPGHKMFGSEH, encoded by the exons ATGGCAGATGTTGCAACGAATAAAACGGATGATTATATAGTATGTTATGCACCTTCCATGATAACAACAAATGGGGTGTGGCAAGGAGACAACCCTTTGGAATATTCTCTACCTCTTTTCATCTTGCAATTGACTTTGGTTGTGGTTGCCACCCGCATATTCGTCTTCATACTCAAGCCTTTTCGCCAGCCACGTGTAATTGCTGAAATCTTG gGTGGAGTAATGTTGGGCCCTTCGGTGCTTGGGCAAAACGAAGCATTTGCCAATGCAGTGTTTCCTCTAAGAAGTGTGATGGTGATTGAAACAATGGCAAACATTGGTCtcctttattttctcttcttggTAGGGGTGGAGATGGACCTAACAGTGATGCGTAGTGTTGGTAGAAAAGCTGTGGCTTCAGCAATAGCTGGCATGATTCTACCTTTTATCGTTGGAATTGCCTTCTCCTACCTTTTGGCAAAAAAAACTGACTCTGACATAAACCAAGGCACTTATATACTATTCCTTGGTGTTGCTCTCTCTGTCACTGCATTTCCTGTTCTTGCTAGGATCCTTGCAGAGCTTAAACTTGTCAACACAGAATTGGGGAGGCTTGCTCTTTCAGCTGCACTCATCAATGATGTGTGTGCTTGGGTTATGTTAGCTTTAGCCATTGCTTTAGCTGAGACTGAAATCACTACTTtggcttctctctgggttctaATATCAAGTGTAGTATTCGTGGCCATTTGTGCCTATGGTGTTAGACCAGCAGCTAAATGCCTAGTTAAGAAAACCCCAGAAGGTGAATCCTTCAGTGAGTTTTACATATCTCTTATTCTAGCTGGGGTCATGGTCTCAGGCTTCATCACTGATGCCATTGGGACTCATGCTGTTTTTGGAGCTTTTGTGTTTGGTTTGTCTATCCCAAATGGACCACTCAGTTTCACTCTTGTGGAGAAGCTTGAAGACTTTGTTTCAGGACTTTTGCTTCCTCTCTTTTTTGCCATTAGTGGGCTTAAAACTAACCTAGGGCTCATCCATGGCTCATACACCTGGGTAATTCTTATTATAGTCATTTTTTTGGCCTGCCTTGGTAAAGTTGTTGGAACCATTTTGGTTGCATTGTTTTATGAAATGCCAATACATGAAGGAGCTGCCCTTGGTTTACTCATGAACACAAAAGGCCTCGTTGAAATGGTCGTGCTTAATGTTGGGAAGGACCAGAAG GTTTTTGATGAGGAATCATTCGCAATTATGGTGGTTATAACAGTGATAATGACTGGAATTATTGTACCTGCCATATCAGTCATTTACAAGCCATCAAGAAATAGCATATGTTACAAAAGAAGAACAATTGAGATATCAAAATTAGATGCCGAGTTCAGAGTCCTATTTTGTGTCCACACCCCTCGAAACGTTCCAACGATGATCAACCTCCTTGAAGCCTCTAATCCAACAAAGAACTCTCCAATATGTGTCTATGTGCTCCATTTGGTGGAACTCAGTGGCCGAACATCAGCCATGCTCATTGTTCACAACACTGCAAAACAAGATGCCCCTGCCCTTAATCGAACAGAAGCTCAATCTGACCACATAATCAAAGCCTTTGAAAACTATGAGCAGCATGCTTCATTCGTCTCAGTCCAGCCCTTAACAGCAATTTCCCCTTACTCCACCATGCATGAAGACATTTGCAATTTGGCCTTGGACAAACGCGTGTCCCTCATAATCGTTCCTTTCCACAAACAACAAACGGTTGACGGTGGAATGGAAGCAACAAACATGGCATACAGATCCATCAACCAGAATGTGCTAGCAAATGCACCTTGCTCGGTCGGAATTCTAGTGGATAAAGGCTTAAGTGGCTCTAACCGTCTGGCGGGAAATCAAGTATCTCATCATGTAGCAGTGTTGTTCTTTGGAGGACCAGATGATAGAGAGGCATTGTGCTATGGATGGAGAATGGTGGAACATCACGGGATTAGCCTTACCGTAATGCGTTTTGTCCAAAGTGATCAAGTACAAGTAGAGCCATTGAGGCAACAACATGGTGGTATTGATTTGGATGAACCAAGGGTGCTGACAGTGCAAACAGATAGGGATATTCAGAAGCAGCATGATGAGAAGCTTATACATGAGTTTAGGATGAGGTGTGGGGATGATGATGCGGTTGATTATGTTGAGAAGGTGGTCAGCAATGGTGAGGACACAGTGGCAGCAATAAGAACAATGGATGACATTCATGACCTTTTCATAGTTGGGAGAGGTCAAGGGGTGATATCACCACTCACTGCAGGACTCACTGATTGGAGTGAGTGTCCTGAGATAGGGGCAATTGGGGATATGCTAGCATCTTCAGATTTTGCAGCCACTGCTTCAGTGTTGGTGCTGCAACAATATGTTGGGGATGGTTCACAATATGAAGGATTAGAAACACCATATGGTGAAGAATCCACACCACTACCACCAGGACATAAAATGTTCGGTTCAGAACACTAG
- the LOC100819468 gene encoding U-box domain-containing protein 26: MNEAQIEITIPHLFRCPISLDLFEDPVTLCTGQTYDRSSIEKWFSTGNLTCPVTMQKLHDPSIVPNHTLRHLIDQWLQLGPQFGNSATIDYLAALKHTLESPQLENKLQALEKIRVLSDEYCSFRKSYFHQLSFLPLLLELVFGSRLSKSHNREFTELALSCILKLLPLVSLEPLNMIKDESKLATFLLLFEKGTSSVKTSLCHIIDSIASPQTEEVCHMLGHSHKLVHEIVVLVRQNCEVSKVAIKAMLALCSLQSNRENLVREGAIDGVITYISGCETRQKNAAPLAMAIIKKLLVLESAKEALVNHPNGVETLVKMVFRVCNQECSESAVGILAIICCDFGRAREEAIEAGVLTQLLFLLQSQCGTKTKTKARMLLKLLRSKWIEEPKQV; encoded by the coding sequence ATGAACGAAGCCCAAATTGAAATTACCATTCCTCACTTGTTCAGATGCCCCATCAGCTTGGACTTGTTCGAAGATCCAGTGACTTTGTGCACAGGCCAAACCTATGACAGATCAAGCATAGAGAAATGGTTTTCCACAGGAAATCTCACATGCCCCGTGACAATGCAGAAGCTTCATGATCCATCCATTGTTCCCAACCACACTCTTCGCCACTTGATCGACCAGTGGCTCCAATTGGGTCCCCAATTTGGTAACTCTGCCACTATTGATTATTTAGCTGCACTTAAGCACACCCTTGAATCACCCCAATTGGAAAACAAGCTCCAAGCACTCGAGAAAATTAGAGTCCTCTCTGATGAGTATTGCTCCTTCAGAAAATCTTACTTCCACCAACTGAGTTTCTTGCCACTGCTTTTGGAACTAGTTTTTGGTTCTCGGCTCTCAAAAAGTCACAACAGGGAGTTCACTGAGCTAGCACTTTCTTGCATTCTAAAGCTGTTGCCTCTTGTGAGTTTGGAGCCTCTAAATATGATCAAAGATGAGTCTAAGCTAGCAACTTTTTTGCTACTATTTGAAAAGGGAACTAGCTCGGTTAAGACTAGTCTTTGCCATATCATAGATTCAATAGCATCACCACAAACAGAAGAGGTATGTCACATGCTTGGACACTCTCACAAACTAGTGCATGAGATCGTTGTACTTGTTCGCCAAAATTGTGAGGTTTCCAAGGTTGCAATTAAGGCCATGTTAGCATTATGTTCCTTGCAATCTAACAGAGAGAATTTGGTGAGGGAAGGAGCAATTGATGGGGTCATAACATACATTTCAGGTTGTGAAACAAGGCAGAAGAACGCTGCTCCATTGGCGATGGCAATAATAAAGAAGCTTTTGGTGCTAGAGAGTGCTAAAGAGGCGTTGGTGAATCACCCTAATGGAGTTGAAACTCTGGTGAAGATGGTTTTCAGGGTGTGCAATCAAGAGTGTAGTGAGAGTGCTGTTGGGATACTTGCAATTATTTGTTGTGATTTTGGGCGTGCAAGAGAGGAAGCAATTGAAGCTGGAGTTTTGACTCAGTTGCTGTTTCTTCTGCAGAGTCAGTGTGGCACCAAAACTAAAACAAAGGCAAGAATGCTGCTCAAGTTGCTAAGATCCAAGTGGATTGAGGAACCAAAACAGGTGTAG
- the LOC100779729 gene encoding ras-related protein RABC1, producing MDSSSTQEFEYLFKLLMIGDSGVGKSSLLLCFTSDSFEDLSPTIGVDFKVKYLTMEGKKLKLAIWDTAGQERFRTLTSSYYRGAQGIIMAYDVTRRETFTNLSEIWAKEIDLYSTNPECIKMLVGNKVDKEGDRVVTKKEGVDFARECGCLFIECSAKTRVNVQQCFEELVLKILDTPSLLAEGSKGNKKNIFKDKPSQTNATSSCC from the exons ATGGATTCGAGTTCAACCCAGGAATTCGAATATTTGTTTAAGTTGTTGATGATTGGGGACTCAGGTGTTGGCAAGAGTAGTCTCCTCCTCTGTTTCACATCTGATTCCTTTGAAGATCTTTCTCCCACAATTG GTGTTGATTTTAAAGTCAAGtatttgacaatggaaggtaaaaagCTGAAGCTTGCCATTTGGGATACAG CTGGTCAAGAGAGATTCAGAACATTGACAAGTTCTTACTACCGAGGTGCTCAAGGGATCATTATGG CTTATGATGTAACTCGGCGGGAAACGTTTACGAATCTCTCTGAAATATGGGCAAAGGAAATAGACCTTTATTCAACAAATCCGGAATGCATCAAGATGCTTGTTGGAAACAAAGTGGATAAG GAGGGTGATAGAGTAGTGACAAAGAAAGAGGGAGTAGACTTTGCCAGGGAATGTGGTTGCCTATTTATTGAATGCAGTGCTAAAACACGAGTTAACGTACAACAATGCTTTGAAGAGCTTGTTCTGAAG ATTCTGGATACACCTAGCCTCTTAGCCGAGGGATCCAAGGGCaataaaaagaacatttttaaGGACAAGCCATCCCAGACTAATGCCACGAGTAGTTGTTGCTGA
- the LOC100779198 gene encoding 2-oxoisovalerate dehydrogenase subunit alpha 2, mitochondrial, producing MRKFTTIFSHIKSTKMNFSVSLLHRSSPFCPNQPPHPNFKNLTWQNRDSLLLFPLLCSRHFASTTAQNPSTLNALQDHYQAIDFPGGAVQFIPEMRFISESPKERIPCYRVLDDNGQPILGHNFVQVSKEVAVKMYTDMVTLRSMDTIFYEAQRQGRISFYVTAIGEEAINVASAAALAMDDVVFPQYREAGVLLWRGFTLQEFANQLFSNIYDYGKGRQMPAHYGSKKHNYFTVASTIATQISHAVGAAYSLKMDKKDACAVTYFGDGGSSEGDFHAALNFAAVLEAPVIFICRNNGWAISTPISDQFRSDGVVVKGQAYGVRSIRVDGNDALAIYSAIQAARQMAITEERPILIEALTYRVGHHTTSDDSTKYRPANEIEWWRVARDPVVRFRKWIEKHGWWNDMAESELINNLRQQLLHTIQEAEGVEKPPLADSFSDVYDVAPSNLREQEQWLKEIVRKQPQEYPTNISV from the exons ATGAGGAAATTCACCACCATATTCTCCCACATCAAATCAACAAAGATGAACTTCTCCGTTTCGCTTCTTCATCGGAGCTCTCCATTTTGCCCCAATCAACCACCACACCCTAATTTCAAGAACCTCACATGGCAGAATCGCGATTCACTACTATTATTTCCCCTTCTCTGTTCGCGCCACTTTGCCTCCACTACCGCGCAGAATCCTTCCACATTGAATGCTCTTCAGGATCATTATCAG GCCATTGATTTTCCTGGAGGAGCAGTACAATTCATCCCTGAAATGAGGTTTATATCCGAATCACCTAAAGAGAGAATACCTTGCTACCGTGTCCTTGATGATAATGGGCAACCAATTTTGGGCCATAATTTTGTGCAG GTCAGCAAGGAAGTTGCTGTTAAGATGTATACTGACATGGTCACTCTCCGATCTATGGACACTATCTTCTATGAAGCACAAAGGCAAGGTAGAATATCATTTTATGTGACAGCAATTGGGGAGGAGGCTATCAATGTTGCTTCAGCTGCAGCTCTTGCCATGGACGATGTTGTTTTCCCTCAG TATAGGGAAGCGGGAGTCTTGTTATGGCGTGGTTTCACTTTGCAAGAATTTGCAAACCAGTTATTTTCCAATATATATGATTATGGGAAAGGAAGGCAGATGCCAGCTCATTATGGGTCCAAAAAGCACAATTACTTTACAGTAGCATCAACTATTGC TACACAAATTTCCCATGCTGTTGGAGCCGCTTATTCCTTAAAGATGGATAAAAAGGATGCATGTGCCGTCACTTACTTCGGTGATGGTGGCTCAAGTGAG GGTGATTTCCACGCTGCCTTAAATTTTGCAGCAGTTTTGGAGGCCCCAGTTATTTTTATATGCCGGAACAATGGATGGGCTATCAGCACACCCATTTCAGATCAGTTTCGAa GTGATGGTGTTGTTGTGAAAGGGCAGGCATATGGAGTTCGTAGCATTCGTGTAGATGGCAATGATGCCCTGGCTATCTATAGTGCTATTCAAGCTGCTCGTCAAATGGCAATTACTGAAGAGAGACCAATTCTAATAGAA gCTCTTACATATAGAGTTGGACACCACACCACATCAGATGACTCTACCAAGTATCGTCCAGCGAATGAGATTGAATGGTGGAGAGTGGCACGTGATCCTGTGGTTAGATTTAGAAAGTGGATAGAAAAGCATGGCTGGTGGAATGATATGGCTGAGTCAGAGCTTATAAACAATTTGAGACAGCAG CTTCTACATACAATTCAAGAAGCAGAGGGTGTAGAAAAACCTCCACTTGCAGATAGTTTTAGTGATGTTTATGATGTCGCTCCTTCTAATCTCCGTGAACAGGAGCAATGGCTGAAGGAGATTGTAAGAAAACAACCACAAGAGtatccaacaaatatttctGTGTAG